The following is a genomic window from Paenibacillus thiaminolyticus.
GCCGCCTATGTGGACGTCACTATCAAGGGTGTCGGCAATGGTCTGACATTATACAGCTACACCAAGCGCATATTGAAGGGGACAGAACCAATCACGCTAAGGGATGAAGCGGACGTCTTCTCGATTCCGGGCTATGTTCTGGACGCGGGCCAGAACCATGTGTTTACGCCGGACGGCAGCGTTGCCGAGATGATCTTTACCTACACCTCGACCGCGGCGACGGTAACAATCAACATGGTTGACGGCAGCGGCAACGAGGTGGCGCCAAGCTTCAACGTGGCGGCGACGACGGGCGAAAGCTTCAGCTACACGGCGCCATCCGTATCGGGCTACAATCTTGAAGGGGCCTTGACGCAATCGATATCCAGCGTGAGCAGCGTCAACAACAGCCTGACTTTTGTGTACAGCCAGGCGAGCGGTAATGTAATGGTTGTGCTGACAGAAGGCGGCCGCATCATCAAAACGGTCAGCGAAACATTCGCGGTCAACGAGACGCGTGAAATCCCGGTTCCGGATCTTGCGGCGGATTATTACACCGCACTGAGCAAGGCTGACACGGTTACTTACCGTGGAACCGCGTTGACGGTGGAATACCAGTATACGAAGGATCTGGTGGATATCCCGGTTCAAGCGGTGGACTATTTGACGAACGACGTGCTGGATACCGTTACCCTAGCCAACCAGCGCAAGGGAGAGTCGTTGACGGTAGGTGCGCCGAATGTGGCGGATCATGTACTGGTAGGCAGCCACACGCAGACCGCAATCGCTGACGGCAGCGAAGTTATCTTCAAGTACAGAACGCTTGCGAATGATGAAGTCGCAGTCAAAGCGGTGTCGCAAGACGGCGTATCGCTGCAAAGCTATGTGATGAGCGGAACGGTCGGCGAAACGGTCTCCGCGATGGCGCCCGGCATACTGGGCTGGAGGCTGACCACAGGCGCGATCCAACAGGCACTGGTGGGAACCGACAAGGAAATTGGATTTACGTATGAGGCGGATGTCGTCACGATCACGGTCAAGTCGATCGATGAACAAGGCGCGCCCATCGGCGAGGCAGCGTTCCAGACGGCAAGGGGCGGCAGCTTCGAGGCGCATGCTCCGCACGTCCCTGGGTATGTGTTAGACGACGAAAAAACCAAGGAATTGACCTATGTTGTTAGCGATACCAGCGTTACCTTCCGTTACAAGAGCATCGAGGATGTGGTCCCTGACTACACGGTAGCGATCACGGTGATCGGGAAGAGCGCAACGGAGGAGTTATACGAGTACGATATTACCCGACCGAAGAACAGCGGAGCTTTGGAAGTGGACGCATTCCAGGTCAGAGGTTACAAATTAATAAACTCTTCGCCGGTAAGCGTCACGGTGGGGGATAAAGATGAGACGGTTACCTTCGATTATGAAACGTTGGCGACGGTCGTTGCGATCCGCATGGTTGACGGCAGCGGCAACGAGGTGGCGCCAAGCTTCAACGTGGCGGCGACGATGGGAGACAGCTTCAGCTACAGTGCGCCATACGTCTCGGGCTACAATCTGGAAGGGGCCATCACGCAGACGATATCCAGCGTAAGCAGCGCCGACAGCAGCCTGACCTTTGAGTACAGCCAGGCGAGCGGTAATGTAACGGTTGTGCTGAAAGAAGGCAGCCGCATCATTAAAACGCTCAGCGAAACGTTCGCGGTCAACGAGACGCGGGAAATCCCGGTTCCGGATCTTGCGGCGGATCATTACACCGCACGGAGCACGGCTGACACCGTTACGTACCGTGGAACTGCGTTGACGGTGGAATACCAGTATGCGAAGGATCTGGTGGATATCCCGGTGAAAGCAGTTGACTATGTGACGAGCGAAGTGCTGGACACGGTTACCAAAGCCAACCAGCGCAAGGGCGAGGCGTTGACGATAGGCGCGCCGAATGTGGCGGATCATGTACTGGTAGGCAGCCAGACGCAAACCGCAATCGCCGACGGCAGCGAGGTCATCTTCCACTACAAAACGGTGGCGAACGATGAAGTCGCCGTCAAGGTGGTGTCAGAAGACGGCGTCTTGCTGCAGAGCTATATGATGAGTGGAACAATTGGCGAAACGGTCTACGCGACAGCGCCGAGCATCCTGGGCTGGAGGCTGACCTCCGGCGCCAACCAACAGGCACTGATCGGAAGCGACAAGGAGATCGTATTTACGTATGCCGCGGATGTCGTCACGGTTACAGTTAGGGCGATCAATGAACAAGGAGTGTCCATCGGCGAGGAATCGTTCCAGACGGCAAGGGGCGGCAGCTTCAAGGCGTATGCTCCGCACGTCTCGGGGTATGTATTAGACGACGAGAGCGCGAAGGAATTGATCGATATCGGAGCCGACACCAGTGTTACTTTCCGTTACAAGAGCATCGAGGATGTGGTTCCTGACTACACGGTAACGATCACGGTGATCGGGAAGAGCGGTACGGAGGACTTATACAAATACGGTATCACCCGACCGAAGAACAGCGGAGCTTTTGAAGTGGACGCATTCGAGGTTAAAGGTTACAGCTTAATTAACTCTTCGCCGGTAAGCGTCGTGGTGGGAGATAAAGATGAGACAGTTACCTTCGATTATGACACATTAGCGACAGTCGTTGCGATCCGCATGGTTGACGTCAGCGGCAACGAGGTGGCGCCAAGCTTCAATGTGGCGGCGACGACGGGAGAGAGCTTCAGCTACAATGCGCCGTACGTCTCGGGCTACAATCTGGAAGGAGCCATCACGCAAACGATATCCAGCGTAAGCAGCGTCAGCAACAGCCTGACCTTTGTGTACAGCCAGGCGAGCGGCAATGTAACCGTTGTGCTGACAGAAGGCGGCCGTATCATCAAAACGGCGAGCGAAACGTTCGCGGTCAACGAGACGCGGGAAATCCCGGTTCCGGATCTTGCGGCGGATCATTACACCGCAATAAGTACGGCTGACACGATTACTTATAATGGAACCGCGTTGACGGTGGAATACCAGTATACGAAGGATCTGGTGGATATCCCGGTTCAAGCGGTTGACTATGTGACGAACGACGTACTGGACACCGTTATCATAGCCAGCCAGCGCAAGGGCGAGGCGGTGACGGTAGGCGCGCCGAATGTGGCGAATTATGTCTTGGTAGGAAGCCAGACGCAGACCGTAATCGCCGACGGCAGCGAAGTCATCTTCAAGTACAGAACGCTTGCGAATGATGAAGTCGCAGTCAAAGCCGTAGCGGAAGACGGCGTATTGCTGCAGGGCTATATCATGAGCGGAACGATCGGTGAAACGGTCTACGCGACGGCGCCGAGCATACTGGGCTGGAGGCTGACCACAGGCGCGAACCAGCAGGCCCTGATCGGAACCGACAAGGAGATCGTATTTACGTATGCGGCGGATGTCGTAACGATCACGGTGAAGGCGGTCGATGAACAAGGCGCGTCCATTAGCGAAGAGACGTTCCGGACGGCAAGAGGCGGCAGCTTCAAGGCGTATGCTCCGCACGTCTCGGGGTATGTGTTAGACGACGAGAGCATCAAGGAATTGAGCGATGTGGCAGCCGATGCCAGCGTAACCTTCCGCTACAAGAAGATCAATATCGAGACATACAGAGTAACTGTCCATTACGTGGAGCAGGAATCGAAGGACAAGTTGAGAGACTCTTCCACTTATATCGGCAAGGAAGGGGAAGTGTTGTGGTTAAGAGCAGATCAGATCACGGTAACTGATGTCGTATACACGCCCTTAAGATACAATGAGCTATACACGATTACCACGGATCCTGCTCAAGAGTATACGTTTGAGTACATTGAGGGTGAAGATGCTGATATCCAGCTTCTGACGATTAACCATCTGGAAGCAGGCACGAACCATGTGCTGAATGAGTCCGAGCTGGTCACAGGACGGTCCGGCGAGGAAATCCGGTATCTGGCGACTCCGATAACGGTATCTGGCGTAACCTATAAGCCGGAGATGCCAGATTACTCTTATATATTCGATGAGCGACAGGACCAAGCGCTTACTATTTTCTATAACAAGGACGTATCGGAGACCGTGCGCCAGGTCTTGGTGAAGTATGTGGAGCAGGGGACAGGCTTAGAACTGGCTGCGCCGATGACGATGAGCGGCAAGCCGGGAGACACGGTAGCTTTGACGCCGGTCTATGTATCGGAATATACGCCAGTGACATCCAGCCATATGTATACGTTCAGTGAACAGGAAAGACAGGAATACACGTTCTATTACACGAAAAACTCATCGAATTCTGGCAATACGGATTCGGGCAATACGGACACAAGCCCATCTCCGGTAACACCGCCACACCCGGCGCCGGAGGAACCAATAGAACCGGAGACGGATGCGTCACAGGCGGGGACGGAAACACCAAAGCTGGAGATGGAGCATCATTACAACTACATTACCGGCTATCCGGACGGGACGATTCGACCGGAGAACCGGATTAGCCGAGAAGAGGTAGCCGCTATCTTCTATCGTCTCATGGAGGATGAGAGCCGGGAGCACTATATCTCCGATAAGAACTCCTTCTCGGATGTAACCGGCAGCCGGTGGTCGAACAAGCAGATCTCGACGCTCGAAGATGCCGGAATGATTACCGGGTATCCGGACGGCACCTTCAAGCCGGGTAACTTCATTACACGGGCGGAGTTCGCAGCGATTGCGTCCCGATTCGACCAGCTCAATGATCAAGCCAATGACATGTTCTCGGATGTGTTCGGACATTGGGCGGAGAAGTATATCGTATCGGCTGCGAACAAAGGCTGGATCAAAGGCTATCCGGACGGCACCTTCAAGCCGAACCAGTATATTACGCGTGCAGAAGCAATGGCTTTCATCAACGGTATGCTGAATCGGAAAGTGAAGGCGAACGATATTCATGAGCATGCGAAGCAGTGGCCGGACAATAAGCCGGGCAAATGGTACTATACACATGTATTGGAAGCGACGAATTATCATGACTATAGCCGCAACGAAGATGGCTATGAAGTATGGCAGGCCGTTCATCCGGATCGAATC
Proteins encoded in this region:
- a CDS encoding MucBP domain-containing protein, with the protein product MKYRMKLWRQTLALFLSLLLLLQAVPFYALNASASADEDGDFKAWGENVPKANRMDVNWEPPDDGNDYGYLYYQRKFDPSLPEDMQEQFETRSTKYNKPVNVLVIYPGSSGFYNAGNQSYIKYWLQGTSGVGDIDSLLRITDVSQANFDANPDAYLKNSEGKYVIDVVIIGVADLNGSVNTSEAAVNAIEDFIKTGRGVLFGHDTLIDRSNSNVGTGLENITSSTANRGEGWQYTKLRHYAGIIANSAVARLAHQTNRALVVRDGFLLKYPNVIKPGDILSVNNTHVNGSSAKGTIWLQFANANGTLYQGDDTVGYDDGTGYALYHSNYYLTTYHNTAFIQTGHTTNANIPVAERNIIANTVFFLAQLTHDTKLNDNAATDEAPPDAPVASYHSANGTAQYKTLITAKDNGTTYQGYVEAIDQNPNITERKKSNIFEEMVTSGTKGYLIHKSENADDDPLTYAEMDENDNPVVPAQYLHNDDIDGLLFTLNNSDTGYIHVRAVDWAGNVGPVSHNNIGDLMPSFTVNIIGKVQGKTEPQEPLYTIPLQMRANDEPFRFPALTVPGYKLTGPESGFIEINPATAEQEQPFVFWYTDNMTTVTIKAMYEGTATPIESFSEYRVAAEIGKPFSHDPPVIRGFDYEGAANNSTTPDGNSIASVAANGEHEIIFYYTKQTTEKGLIINIVDIDNIPLGTVYRSLVKGVPQDMTYPNDPKSVEGLEVLKHYTYKSVEPDTVTYDGVNDINVTYVYERIKRTVKAAAYDEATGAKITDIRSEDLTVGDTHQIHAPPSLTHNGVDYSIIGETTQDIYVSNGAAAVEIKFYYKAATEGTVHVVAWYDTNGSGIYEPGIDQVIQSYDLSGTVGSSVSIPAPTIHGWQLAGGEAESVTATVSADAQTIYFQYNKDVWTVEVQLMDYLSGAEITTLGSISYEVPKGDSLTVYAPNVPDYILTTGAVNTNPITYPIVDENKTATFYYTPLEDAIDAAYVDVTIKGVGNGLTLYSYTKRILKGTEPITLRDEADVFSIPGYVLDAGQNHVFTPDGSVAEMIFTYTSTAATVTINMVDGSGNEVAPSFNVAATTGESFSYTAPSVSGYNLEGALTQSISSVSSVNNSLTFVYSQASGNVMVVLTEGGRIIKTVSETFAVNETREIPVPDLAADYYTALSKADTVTYRGTALTVEYQYTKDLVDIPVQAVDYLTNDVLDTVTLANQRKGESLTVGAPNVADHVLVGSHTQTAIADGSEVIFKYRTLANDEVAVKAVSQDGVSLQSYVMSGTVGETVSAMAPGILGWRLTTGAIQQALVGTDKEIGFTYEADVVTITVKSIDEQGAPIGEAAFQTARGGSFEAHAPHVPGYVLDDEKTKELTYVVSDTSVTFRYKSIEDVVPDYTVAITVIGKSATEELYEYDITRPKNSGALEVDAFQVRGYKLINSSPVSVTVGDKDETVTFDYETLATVVAIRMVDGSGNEVAPSFNVAATMGDSFSYSAPYVSGYNLEGAITQTISSVSSADSSLTFEYSQASGNVTVVLKEGSRIIKTLSETFAVNETREIPVPDLAADHYTARSTADTVTYRGTALTVEYQYAKDLVDIPVKAVDYVTSEVLDTVTKANQRKGEALTIGAPNVADHVLVGSQTQTAIADGSEVIFHYKTVANDEVAVKVVSEDGVLLQSYMMSGTIGETVYATAPSILGWRLTSGANQQALIGSDKEIVFTYAADVVTVTVRAINEQGVSIGEESFQTARGGSFKAYAPHVSGYVLDDESAKELIDIGADTSVTFRYKSIEDVVPDYTVTITVIGKSGTEDLYKYGITRPKNSGAFEVDAFEVKGYSLINSSPVSVVVGDKDETVTFDYDTLATVVAIRMVDVSGNEVAPSFNVAATTGESFSYNAPYVSGYNLEGAITQTISSVSSVSNSLTFVYSQASGNVTVVLTEGGRIIKTASETFAVNETREIPVPDLAADHYTAISTADTITYNGTALTVEYQYTKDLVDIPVQAVDYVTNDVLDTVIIASQRKGEAVTVGAPNVANYVLVGSQTQTVIADGSEVIFKYRTLANDEVAVKAVAEDGVLLQGYIMSGTIGETVYATAPSILGWRLTTGANQQALIGTDKEIVFTYAADVVTITVKAVDEQGASISEETFRTARGGSFKAYAPHVSGYVLDDESIKELSDVAADASVTFRYKKINIETYRVTVHYVEQESKDKLRDSSTYIGKEGEVLWLRADQITVTDVVYTPLRYNELYTITTDPAQEYTFEYIEGEDADIQLLTINHLEAGTNHVLNESELVTGRSGEEIRYLATPITVSGVTYKPEMPDYSYIFDERQDQALTIFYNKDVSETVRQVLVKYVEQGTGLELAAPMTMSGKPGDTVALTPVYVSEYTPVTSSHMYTFSEQERQEYTFYYTKNSSNSGNTDSGNTDTSPSPVTPPHPAPEEPIEPETDASQAGTETPKLEMEHHYNYITGYPDGTIRPENRISREEVAAIFYRLMEDESREHYISDKNSFSDVTGSRWSNKQISTLEDAGMITGYPDGTFKPGNFITRAEFAAIASRFDQLNDQANDMFSDVFGHWAEKYIVSAANKGWIKGYPDGTFKPNQYITRAEAMAFINGMLNRKVKANDIHEHAKQWPDNKPGKWYYTHVLEATNYHDYSRNEDGYEVWQAVHPDRIHP